A genomic window from Blattabacterium cuenoti includes:
- a CDS encoding HesB/IscA family protein, giving the protein MVFISNQAKNKLISLLKQEGLSQDIYFIRLGVKNGGCSGLSYQLTFDKKQKKEDQLFQNQEIKILIDKNSLPYLIGTTLEYSDGLNGKGFYFKNPNAKHTCGCGKSFSS; this is encoded by the coding sequence ATGGTTTTTATATCAAATCAAGCTAAAAATAAATTAATTTCTCTTTTAAAACAAGAAGGATTATCTCAAGATATTTATTTTATTAGATTAGGAGTAAAAAATGGAGGATGTTCTGGTTTATCCTATCAACTTACTTTTGATAAAAAACAAAAAAAAGAAGATCAATTATTTCAAAATCAAGAAATAAAAATTTTAATAGATAAAAATAGTTTACCCTATTTAATAGGAACTACATTAGAATATTCAGATGGATTAAATGGAAAAGGTTTTTATTTTAAAAATCCTAATGCAAAACATACTT